One Alphaproteobacteria bacterium LSUCC0396 genomic region harbors:
- a CDS encoding DUF1501 domain-containing protein, which produces MKRRDFINFAATTALFALSPFSISARPNSKILILIELQGANDGLNTVIPTKDNGYYKLRPNIAIPKKDILGIDTNYGLHFSLKGLADLCGSGDCSIIQNLGYPNPILSHFRSIELWERGGDGKQNGREGWLNATLEALADKSSLDAKAMNLDNVGTVFAGGTDGYLGPNAIGYRPVEAESRDTTVPLPNNIEMGLLGNLQKMRVENEIKISRLQAKISKAKSSVFVGRGELGNQLSKVCQLIMAGVEIPVFKVSIGSFDTHIEQFWKHRNLLRDLDKSISDTVRTLKEIGVWNDTIIMTYSEFGRRAKENGSRGTDHGMAAPHFVLGGKISGAVYGEENVLNSVADSNLRFSIDYRSLYNEILSKHFGFQDNQFVTYKDKTLDGLFST; this is translated from the coding sequence ATTCTCATACTAATAGAGCTGCAAGGTGCCAATGACGGCTTAAATACTGTCATACCAACAAAAGATAATGGTTATTACAAGCTGCGACCCAACATAGCGATACCCAAAAAAGACATCTTAGGTATTGATACAAATTATGGGTTACATTTCAGTTTAAAGGGTTTAGCCGACCTCTGTGGCTCTGGTGATTGCAGCATTATTCAAAATCTCGGCTACCCAAACCCAATACTTTCTCACTTTCGGTCCATTGAGCTTTGGGAGAGGGGTGGTGACGGCAAACAGAATGGCAGAGAGGGATGGTTAAACGCCACCCTCGAGGCCTTGGCTGATAAAAGCTCGCTGGATGCAAAAGCAATGAACCTCGACAACGTGGGAACTGTTTTTGCTGGAGGAACCGACGGTTATCTGGGCCCTAATGCAATTGGTTACAGACCTGTAGAGGCTGAGTCACGTGACACCACCGTTCCGTTGCCGAATAACATCGAAATGGGATTGCTTGGCAATTTGCAAAAAATGCGAGTTGAAAACGAAATAAAAATTTCGCGGCTCCAAGCAAAGATTAGCAAGGCTAAAAGCTCTGTATTTGTCGGGCGAGGTGAGTTGGGAAATCAACTATCAAAAGTTTGCCAGCTCATAATGGCAGGTGTAGAAATACCAGTTTTCAAAGTCTCAATTGGCAGCTTTGATACCCATATCGAGCAGTTTTGGAAGCATCGGAACCTTTTGCGTGACCTGGATAAGTCAATCTCAGACACAGTAAGAACCCTAAAAGAAATTGGTGTATGGAACGATACAATAATTATGACATATTCTGAATTTGGACGGCGGGCGAAAGAAAATGGATCTCGTGGCACTGACCACGGTATGGCTGCGCCCCATTTCGTTTTAGGGGGAAAAATCAGTGGCGCAGTTTATGGAGAGGAAAATGTTTTGAACTCTGTGGCAGACAGTAATCTTAGGTTTTCGATTGATTACAGATCTCTTTACAATGAAATATTGTCAAAGCATTTTGGGTTCCAAGATAATCAGTTTGTAACCTACAAAGATAAAACTTTGGATGGATTGTTTAGCACATAG
- a CDS encoding DUF3764 family protein, which translates to MVTAILKFEIRNTFAEWEQAFYSHQPIARAAGMFEIYHGHAPDDEKKVCVVLNALSPEHMQKFIEANGAKMADSGHILETTVSEIYVN; encoded by the coding sequence ATGGTTACTGCGATACTGAAGTTTGAAATAAGAAATACATTCGCCGAGTGGGAGCAGGCTTTCTACTCACATCAGCCAATCGCGCGCGCCGCAGGTATGTTTGAAATATATCACGGCCACGCACCAGATGATGAAAAAAAGGTTTGTGTGGTGCTTAACGCGCTCAGCCCAGAGCATATGCAAAAATTTATTGAAGCTAACGGTGCCAAAATGGCGGATTCTGGTCACATTTTAGAAACAACTGTTTCAGAAATCTATGTTAACTAG
- a CDS encoding cyclic nucleotide-binding domain-containing protein encodes MKPTSLKNFAKMAVKAGDVIYSVNDASDSVYLVHSGSVQIESKQGMVLGVLNEGELFGEVGLITSEPRTVTVRAKTNAMLIKLDEPVFRAKMAQADPICNAIIRGLALRISDANALAEKYWRELNIYKSIEKS; translated from the coding sequence ATGAAACCGACAAGCTTAAAGAACTTTGCCAAGATGGCGGTCAAAGCAGGCGACGTTATTTACAGCGTAAATGATGCCAGTGATAGCGTCTATTTAGTGCATTCTGGTTCAGTTCAGATAGAGAGCAAACAGGGAATGGTCCTCGGCGTTTTAAATGAAGGTGAATTGTTTGGCGAAGTCGGCCTCATCACGTCAGAACCAAGAACCGTAACTGTTAGGGCAAAGACCAACGCGATGCTCATCAAGTTGGATGAGCCGGTATTTAGAGCAAAAATGGCTCAAGCTGACCCAATATGCAATGCAATTATTCGAGGGCTTGCGTTGAGGATAAGTGACGCAAATGCGCTTGCAGAAAAATACTGGAGAGAACTGAATATTTATAAATCTATCGAAAAAAGTTAG
- a CDS encoding polysaccharide deacetylase, protein MLKDHNRFNYSGISTRSSFEWPGGKRIAFYIALNIEHFPFGEGGGIDLDRETKPWSQRSWLWREYGNRVGGWRLADLFDDLEMNVGVIVNAANYSHSPELLERYRNRGDEMIGHGISNGTARPIDMTIEEETKMVAEVTEIMTKADGKRPNGWLSSYLTPSQKTPDILSAAGYEYLLDWGLCDEQPFWMKTDNDEILTLPYPIELNDQPAIVGRRVSAEEYANMIIDQFDVLMDLKGPQPLVFPLSLHSFIVGQPFRQKHLKRALDHICKRRDEIWITTPNEVSRFYRKLPLDKQLKQ, encoded by the coding sequence ATGCTTAAAGATCATAACAGATTTAATTATTCGGGTATTTCGACAAGATCTTCTTTTGAATGGCCGGGCGGGAAACGCATAGCCTTCTACATCGCTTTAAACATTGAACATTTTCCGTTTGGTGAAGGTGGCGGCATCGACTTAGATCGTGAGACCAAGCCTTGGAGCCAAAGAAGCTGGCTGTGGCGCGAGTATGGAAACAGAGTGGGTGGGTGGCGTTTAGCAGATCTGTTCGACGACCTTGAAATGAATGTTGGCGTTATCGTGAATGCAGCTAATTACTCTCACAGCCCTGAGCTTTTGGAACGCTACCGCAACCGCGGTGATGAAATGATCGGCCACGGGATCTCAAACGGCACCGCAAGGCCCATTGATATGACCATTGAGGAAGAGACTAAAATGGTCGCTGAAGTAACAGAAATAATGACCAAGGCCGATGGTAAGCGCCCCAACGGGTGGTTGTCCTCTTACCTCACTCCAAGTCAAAAGACGCCAGATATCTTGTCCGCTGCCGGTTATGAATATTTGTTAGATTGGGGGCTCTGTGATGAGCAGCCCTTCTGGATGAAAACTGATAACGACGAAATTTTAACTCTTCCCTACCCGATAGAACTTAATGATCAGCCAGCAATAGTCGGACGCCGAGTTTCAGCTGAGGAATACGCAAATATGATTATTGATCAGTTTGATGTTCTGATGGATTTAAAGGGGCCACAACCGCTTGTTTTCCCGCTATCGCTTCATTCATTTATTGTTGGCCAGCCCTTCAGACAAAAACACTTAAAAAGAGCACTCGATCACATTTGTAAAAGGCGTGATGAAATCTGGATTACGACACCAAACGAAGTTTCTAGGTTCTACCGTAAACTACCACTAGATAAGCAACTGAAGCAGTAA
- a CDS encoding cold-shock protein, which yields MSVGKVKWFNSQKGFGFIEPEDKSTDVFVHITAVQNSGMTGLAEDQEVSYELETGQNGKTSAVNLKAL from the coding sequence ATGAGCGTAGGAAAAGTTAAGTGGTTTAATTCACAAAAGGGTTTTGGTTTTATTGAGCCAGAAGACAAATCAACTGATGTATTTGTTCACATCACAGCCGTTCAAAATTCGGGAATGACTGGATTAGCGGAAGACCAGGAGGTGTCTTACGAACTTGAGACTGGTCAAAATGGAAAGACTTCTGCAGTAAATCTAAAGGCTTTATAA
- a CDS encoding DUF1330 domain-containing protein — protein sequence MPKGYIVVSYRDTPNDQNLSEYAPKALEAMTNAGAKFIARGMPVATFENGIQQRTVIIEFVSTDAARAAITSDAYQAAFALLGDVERDVRVIEGLE from the coding sequence ATGCCAAAAGGATACATAGTGGTCTCATATCGAGACACTCCAAATGATCAGAATCTAAGCGAATATGCTCCAAAAGCTCTGGAAGCTATGACAAATGCTGGTGCTAAATTCATAGCTAGGGGGATGCCGGTGGCTACCTTTGAGAATGGTATTCAGCAGCGGACGGTTATTATTGAGTTTGTAAGCACCGATGCAGCTCGAGCTGCTATCACAAGTGATGCTTATCAGGCTGCATTTGCGCTACTAGGTGATGTCGAGCGTGATGTCAGAGTGATTGAAGGACTTGAATGA
- a CDS encoding DUF938 domain-containing protein has protein sequence MLRQKLPSTASVVHKTSGGQLHSPAAERNSAQIIELVRSSVPESGNALEIASGTGQHIVELAAAVPGLIWQPSDIDETRLNSIVSRSLAKQLPNLLPPIRLDVTDKGWSALCPNQDFILLVNLLHLVSEAEVKAIISGISQSLAEDGRCVIYGPFMRNGVLSSSGDKAFHQSLIDADPDIGYKDDQWILELFQKHRLATINVIEMPANNLAFVIEKGTSI, from the coding sequence GTGTTACGGCAAAAGCTTCCTTCGACAGCAAGTGTCGTTCACAAAACAAGCGGGGGTCAACTGCATTCTCCAGCTGCAGAAAGAAATTCAGCCCAAATCATTGAGCTTGTTCGCAGTTCTGTGCCGGAAAGTGGTAATGCTCTGGAAATTGCAAGTGGCACCGGCCAACACATAGTTGAGCTTGCCGCTGCTGTTCCCGGCTTGATCTGGCAACCGTCTGACATAGACGAGACCCGCTTGAATAGCATTGTCTCAAGAAGCCTTGCAAAACAGTTACCAAACCTTTTGCCGCCTATAAGACTGGATGTAACAGATAAAGGCTGGTCAGCCCTTTGCCCCAATCAAGACTTCATCTTGCTGGTTAATCTGTTGCACCTTGTCAGTGAAGCTGAGGTAAAAGCAATCATCAGTGGGATTTCTCAATCCCTAGCTGAAGATGGGCGTTGCGTCATTTATGGCCCGTTTATGCGAAATGGTGTTCTCAGCAGCAGTGGTGACAAAGCCTTTCATCAGAGCTTGATAGATGCTGATCCAGATATTGGTTATAAAGATGATCAGTGGATCCTTGAGCTCTTTCAGAAACACCGCCTTGCAACCATCAACGTTATAGAGATGCCAGCTAACAACTTGGCTTTCGTTATTGAGAAGGGCACTTCTATATGA